Proteins co-encoded in one Haloarcula pelagica genomic window:
- a CDS encoding ABC transporter substrate-binding protein, whose product MGGDGGGSTATPSQYANQPVGEDSVTFGFPIALSGPFGSDGERQERGFRLAVDHLNEGGGWVDSGKFPSLSGDGVLGRTVEMVTANTESSPETAVSVARDLIASEGAVMIAGGSSGNTAVKLFDLCHPRGVVHMIGFAPGTNVTGADCSRYGFQEMFNPKMAAQALVPVLLDRFGDRASVYGLHANSDFGFTQANELRRLLLDNNWDYQGDTQTTVGTSEYRPQLEEAKAANPDVLALSYRGIDGANAIRQAREVFDDIEIVAPLLSRTTAELTGEAIEGVVGTISWDPSIDTPLSQTFSEAFQREFGEPEERPDWRLGSDQAHLAYGQTLQYAAAVERAGTFEPPAVIRELEGHQYAMGIGRETMRACDHQAIRPVPVVEGLPAAEQSESRYYDSVTITREVGYGCDEDPADDCREMGPYEPTTETG is encoded by the coding sequence ATGGGCGGTGACGGCGGCGGGTCGACGGCGACACCGAGCCAGTACGCCAACCAACCCGTCGGCGAGGACAGCGTCACGTTCGGCTTTCCGATCGCCCTGTCCGGCCCGTTCGGCTCCGACGGGGAGCGCCAGGAACGGGGGTTCAGGCTCGCGGTCGATCACCTCAACGAGGGCGGTGGGTGGGTCGACAGCGGGAAGTTCCCGTCGCTGAGCGGCGACGGCGTGTTGGGGCGGACCGTCGAGATGGTGACCGCGAACACGGAGTCCTCGCCCGAGACCGCCGTCAGCGTCGCCAGGGACCTCATCGCCTCCGAGGGGGCGGTGATGATCGCCGGCGGGTCGTCGGGCAACACGGCGGTGAAGCTCTTCGATCTCTGTCACCCGCGCGGCGTCGTCCACATGATCGGGTTCGCGCCGGGGACGAACGTCACCGGCGCGGACTGTTCGCGGTACGGGTTTCAGGAGATGTTCAACCCGAAGATGGCGGCACAGGCCCTCGTCCCGGTGTTGCTCGACCGCTTTGGCGACCGCGCGAGCGTCTACGGCCTCCACGCGAACTCGGACTTCGGGTTCACGCAGGCAAACGAGTTGCGGCGGCTGTTGCTCGACAACAACTGGGACTACCAGGGCGACACCCAGACCACCGTCGGGACCTCCGAATACCGCCCGCAGCTAGAGGAGGCGAAAGCCGCCAACCCGGACGTGCTGGCGCTGTCGTACCGGGGGATCGACGGTGCGAACGCGATCCGACAGGCCCGGGAGGTCTTCGACGACATCGAGATCGTCGCGCCGCTGTTGAGTCGGACCACCGCGGAGCTGACCGGCGAGGCCATCGAGGGCGTCGTCGGGACCATCTCGTGGGACCCGAGCATCGACACGCCGCTGTCCCAGACGTTCAGCGAGGCGTTCCAGCGGGAGTTCGGAGAGCCAGAGGAACGGCCCGACTGGCGGCTGGGCTCGGACCAGGCACATCTGGCCTATGGCCAGACGCTCCAGTACGCCGCAGCGGTCGAGCGCGCCGGGACCTTCGAGCCGCCGGCGGTCATCAGGGAACTCGAAGGCCACCAGTACGCCATGGGCATCGGCCGGGAGACGATGCGGGCCTGCGACCACCAGGCGATCCGGCCGGTCCCGGTCGTCGAGGGACTCCCCGCGGCCGAGCAGTCAGAGAGCCGCTACTACGACTCCGTGACGATCACTCGGGAAGTCGGCTACGGGTGTGACGAGGACCCCGCCGACGACTGCCGGGAAATGGGTCCGTACGAACCCACGACCGAGACCGGGTGA
- a CDS encoding P-II family nitrogen regulator: MSETDDREIKMIVAMVRPDKLGDVKKALAEVGAPSLTVTNVSGRGSQPAKKGQWRGEEYVVDLHQKVKIECVVADAPVEDVVGAIKDGAHTGEKGDGKIFVLPVDEAYQVRTGESGPDAV, translated from the coding sequence ATGAGTGAAACTGACGACCGCGAGATCAAGATGATCGTGGCAATGGTACGGCCGGACAAACTCGGTGACGTGAAGAAGGCGCTCGCGGAGGTCGGCGCGCCCTCGCTGACAGTCACCAACGTCTCCGGGCGGGGCTCACAGCCCGCGAAGAAAGGCCAGTGGCGCGGCGAGGAGTACGTCGTCGACCTGCACCAGAAGGTCAAGATCGAGTGTGTCGTCGCCGACGCACCGGTCGAGGATGTCGTCGGAGCGATCAAAGACGGCGCCCACACCGGGGAGAAAGGCGACGGGAAGATCTTCGTCCTGCCGGTCGACGAGGCCTACCAGGTCCGGACAGGCGAGAGCGGACCGGACGCGGTGTAA
- the lrp gene encoding HTH-type transcriptional regulator Lrp, which produces MVDEIDRAVVNALLRDGRASARDVATETGVAATTVSRRMDELESTGVIEEYTARVDYGALGYDVTAVFQLSVDGDGLVDITESMREQHNLLAVYEVTGSHDIVAIGKFQDTDEMNAYIKRLVTDEHVRSVSTAIVLNAVREHEQFPVDDDDR; this is translated from the coding sequence ATGGTCGACGAGATCGACAGGGCGGTCGTGAACGCGCTGTTGCGGGACGGCCGAGCCAGCGCACGCGATGTCGCGACGGAGACCGGCGTCGCGGCGACGACCGTCTCACGGCGGATGGACGAACTGGAGTCGACCGGTGTCATCGAGGAGTACACCGCCCGCGTCGACTACGGTGCCCTCGGCTACGATGTCACGGCGGTGTTCCAGCTCTCGGTCGACGGCGACGGACTCGTCGACATCACCGAGTCGATGCGCGAACAGCACAACCTGCTGGCCGTCTACGAGGTCACGGGTAGCCACGACATCGTCGCGATCGGGAAGTTCCAGGACACCGACGAGATGAACGCCTACATCAAACGGCTCGTGACAGACGAACACGTCCGATCGGTCTCGACGGCGATCGTCCTGAACGCGGTCCGTGAACACGAACAGTTCCCGGTCGACGACGACGACCGGTAG
- a CDS encoding ammonium transporter has translation MVLAPLQVTTDALNYTWILVVSFLIFFMHAGFAMLEAGQVRSKNVANQLTKNLLTWSVGVTVFFGIGSGIASLAGGGGFSAAFMTSGTGWIDWLYGAVFAMTAATIVSGAVAGRAKLRAYMTYTFLLAAVIYPVVIAMTWSSTGPGLVEVITGTAFTDFAGGMIVHGMGGIAGLTAAAILGPRMGRFNEDGSANVIPGHSMTFAVLGTLILAFGWYGFNVGTSAIIGDAFLGEQLGRVAMTTTISMAMGAIGAAAVAWLKTGKVDTLYVANGLLAGLVGITAIPHTTAWWGAFVVGVLSGAQLPIVFNFVERTLNIDDVCAVFPVHGSAGVLGTLLYPFVAAGSVAIVPAFIAQLVGVVIIGGWTITATAAIWFVLKSVGQARVTPEHEQEGLDVSEHGVETYPEFGSDGVVADGGNVSEMIRSDGGSKDE, from the coding sequence ATGGTACTTGCACCACTCCAGGTGACGACTGACGCACTCAACTACACGTGGATCCTCGTGGTATCGTTCCTGATCTTCTTCATGCACGCCGGCTTCGCCATGCTCGAAGCCGGGCAGGTGCGCTCGAAGAACGTCGCGAACCAGCTGACGAAGAACCTCCTGACCTGGTCGGTCGGGGTAACGGTGTTCTTCGGGATCGGCTCCGGCATCGCCTCGCTGGCAGGTGGGGGCGGCTTCTCGGCCGCCTTCATGACCAGCGGGACGGGCTGGATCGACTGGCTCTACGGCGCGGTGTTCGCGATGACCGCCGCGACCATCGTCTCCGGGGCGGTGGCCGGTCGCGCGAAACTCCGTGCGTACATGACCTACACGTTCCTGCTGGCCGCAGTCATCTACCCGGTCGTCATCGCGATGACCTGGAGTTCGACGGGCCCGGGACTGGTCGAGGTCATCACCGGCACCGCCTTCACCGACTTCGCGGGCGGGATGATCGTCCACGGCATGGGCGGCATCGCCGGCCTGACCGCGGCGGCGATCCTCGGCCCCCGGATGGGACGGTTCAACGAGGACGGCTCCGCGAACGTCATCCCCGGCCACTCGATGACCTTCGCAGTGCTGGGAACGTTGATCCTGGCTTTCGGCTGGTACGGCTTCAACGTCGGCACCTCGGCGATCATCGGTGACGCGTTCCTGGGCGAACAGCTCGGCCGCGTCGCGATGACCACCACCATCTCGATGGCGATGGGTGCCATCGGCGCCGCCGCAGTCGCGTGGCTCAAGACGGGGAAGGTCGACACGCTGTACGTCGCAAACGGGCTGCTTGCCGGCCTCGTCGGTATCACGGCGATCCCCCACACCACGGCCTGGTGGGGCGCGTTCGTCGTCGGCGTCCTCTCGGGTGCCCAGCTCCCGATCGTCTTCAACTTCGTCGAACGGACGCTCAACATCGACGACGTGTGTGCAGTCTTCCCGGTCCACGGCAGTGCGGGCGTGCTGGGGACGCTGCTGTACCCGTTCGTCGCCGCAGGTAGTGTCGCGATCGTCCCCGCGTTCATCGCACAGCTCGTCGGTGTCGTCATCATCGGCGGCTGGACGATCACTGCGACGGCCGCAATCTGGTTCGTTCTCAAGTCGGTCGGACAGGCACGCGTCACCCCCGAACACGAGCAGGAAGGGCTGGATGTCAGCGAACACGGCGTCGAGACCTACCCCGAGTTCGGGAGCGACGGTGTCGTCGCCGACGGTGGCAACGTGAGTGAAATGATCCGCAGCGACGGAGGTTCCAAGGATGAGTGA
- a CDS encoding MFS transporter has product MGLIKMTKYRTLLLATIGFNFSFLIWFSFAPFTGPMAEEFGLSTAEIGILASSAIWMAPFGRMLTGWLSDKFGAPAIFAIVLAYVGLFSMASAFMRDYSLFFVTRIIVATAGITFVIGIQHVAEWFEEENLGLAEGIYAGVGNAGAAGGALVLPRVFGSGWNGPLFSTNWRAAFFYTGIVSILLAVAYYTLGEAAKSEEKRQATKDNASFKDWLHTATRYGTVVLALAYVMTFGLELSMNGWLATYYREAFNQDNLVIASTFAATFSVAAGLLRPIGGYVSDVLARREQDILPVFTGRYREQWTFVTLCFVVVTMFGMTLAGLSGVLLGAVAVGFLVGTACAFAEGSIFAMVPSMFPNSSGAVAGVVGGVGTVGGIVYPLIYSAPWLANLHLGYSVVAASMIPIVLLSAWVFRPEVAKVANTAGFVGSSGGTDAAVSGDD; this is encoded by the coding sequence AGTTCGGCCTCTCGACGGCGGAGATCGGCATTCTCGCGAGTTCGGCCATCTGGATGGCGCCCTTCGGCCGGATGCTGACCGGGTGGCTCTCCGATAAGTTCGGCGCACCGGCCATCTTCGCCATCGTGTTGGCCTACGTCGGCCTCTTCTCGATGGCGAGTGCGTTCATGCGGGACTACTCGCTGTTTTTCGTGACCCGGATCATCGTCGCGACGGCCGGGATCACGTTCGTCATCGGCATCCAGCACGTCGCCGAGTGGTTCGAGGAGGAGAACCTCGGGCTGGCGGAGGGCATCTACGCCGGCGTGGGTAACGCCGGCGCCGCCGGCGGGGCGCTCGTCCTCCCGCGCGTGTTCGGTAGCGGCTGGAACGGGCCGCTGTTCTCGACGAACTGGCGGGCCGCCTTCTTCTACACCGGCATCGTCTCGATCCTCCTGGCGGTGGCCTACTACACGCTGGGCGAGGCCGCAAAGAGCGAGGAGAAGCGCCAGGCCACCAAGGACAACGCGAGCTTCAAAGACTGGCTCCACACCGCCACCCGCTACGGGACCGTCGTCCTCGCGCTGGCGTACGTGATGACCTTCGGTCTGGAGCTGTCGATGAACGGCTGGCTCGCGACCTACTACCGCGAGGCGTTCAACCAGGACAACCTCGTCATCGCGAGCACGTTCGCGGCGACGTTCTCGGTCGCCGCCGGCCTGCTCCGGCCGATCGGGGGCTACGTCAGCGACGTGCTCGCTCGCAGAGAGCAGGACATCCTGCCCGTCTTCACCGGGCGCTACCGCGAGCAGTGGACGTTCGTCACGCTGTGTTTCGTCGTCGTGACCATGTTCGGGATGACCCTGGCCGGCCTGTCGGGGGTCTTGCTGGGTGCGGTCGCCGTCGGCTTCCTCGTCGGCACGGCCTGTGCCTTCGCCGAGGGATCGATCTTCGCGATGGTCCCCTCGATGTTCCCCAACAGCTCCGGGGCGGTCGCGGGCGTCGTCGGCGGCGTCGGAACCGTCGGCGGGATCGTCTACCCGCTGATCTACTCCGCACCGTGGCTGGCGAACCTCCACCTGGGCTACTCCGTCGTCGCGGCCTCGATGATCCCCATCGTGTTGCTGTCGGCGTGGGTGTTCCGCCCCGAGGTCGCGAAAGTCGCCAACACCGCCGGCTTCGTCGGCAGTTCCGGGGGAACCGACGCGGCCGTCTCCGGGGACGACTGA
- a CDS encoding chemotaxis protein CheC, producing the protein MSLQVDVRKLDLFNQMAKEGSSTVADHLGQLTGLDAGVRTSQINFLDIEDVKTHIGSDERVGIYVTLEEAPHGYVLFMLEPADSKRLAGAMMGGMGEPSDGEGFSEMERSAMQEIGNIMTSGFIDGWANVLRTTIDMGTPNFVYGPASGIVDEMGGWPDSELVFVINSRITVDGGDLGMTVYTFPELKALVDLITNIDLDTNVVEDTDAGDIV; encoded by the coding sequence ATGAGTCTACAAGTCGACGTACGAAAGCTCGACCTGTTCAATCAGATGGCGAAGGAGGGATCGAGCACCGTCGCCGATCACCTCGGGCAGCTAACCGGGCTCGACGCCGGCGTTCGGACCTCGCAGATCAACTTCCTCGACATCGAGGACGTGAAGACACACATCGGCTCCGACGAGCGGGTCGGCATCTACGTCACGTTGGAGGAGGCCCCCCACGGGTACGTGTTGTTCATGCTGGAACCGGCAGACAGCAAGCGCCTGGCCGGCGCGATGATGGGCGGCATGGGTGAACCGAGCGACGGCGAGGGGTTCAGCGAGATGGAGCGGTCGGCGATGCAGGAGATCGGCAACATCATGACCTCCGGTTTCATCGACGGCTGGGCGAACGTCCTCCGAACGACCATCGACATGGGGACGCCCAACTTCGTCTACGGCCCGGCAAGCGGCATCGTCGACGAGATGGGCGGCTGGCCGGACTCGGAACTGGTCTTCGTCATCAACTCCCGGATCACCGTCGACGGCGGCGACCTCGGGATGACCGTCTACACCTTCCCGGAACTGAAAGCGCTCGTCGACCTCATCACGAACATCGACCTCGATACGAACGTCGTCGAGGACACCGACGCCGGCGACATCGTCTGA